A single genomic interval of Corvus cornix cornix isolate S_Up_H32 chromosome 11, ASM73873v5, whole genome shotgun sequence harbors:
- the CCNE1 gene encoding G1/S-specific cyclin-E1 has product MAAAPPPAVDRDWNRTGDQSWDESRTGDPGPQLGAVRFGLGSAGLTPAQSHVRQPLPPLPRPGPAPQTPPRRPRSRGIPQAPPRRPRSRGIPQAPPPSRPYRARDSAPLPRPAPARARAPRRRARPARGPAGRAPPGDSRGRRSLSFPSLGSDCAEEKRPAKEDVDAEYAMRARKRKADVATFLQDPDEEIAKMDSTRKKQPEKPVSWNNIHENAHMLIPTPDKDDDPVCVDYSHCIRPSIVPARATSLPALGWASRDDVWKNMINKEEIYMRDKFYMQRHPQLQPKMRTILLDWLMEVCEAYKLHRETFYLAQDFFDRFMATQQDVVKTLLQLIGVTSLFIAAKLEEIYPPKLHQFAYVTDGACTEDEIITMELIIMKALNWNLNPLTVVSWLNTYLQVAYLNELYEVMLPQYPQQIFVQIAELLDLCGLDIGCLEYTYGILAASAFYHFSSSELMEKVSGYKFCEIEKCVKWMVPFAMALREVGSSKLKHFSGIAPEDLHNIQTHINSFDLLDRAQAKQAILAEQNRTSPFPTGVLTPPQSRKKLSPRLQSI; this is encoded by the exons ATGGCGGCGGCCCCGCCTCCTGCCGTGGACCGGGACTGGAACCGCACCGGGGACCAGAGCTGGGACGAGTCCAGGACAGGAGACCCAGGCCCTCAGCTCGGCGCGGTTCGGTTCGGGCTCGGCTCGGCTGGGCTCACCCCGGCGCAGTCCCACGTGCGAcagccgctcccgccgctcccgcgtCCGGGCCCCGCCCCGCAGACCCCGCCCCGCAGGCCCCGCTCCCGCGGAATCCCGCAGGCCCCGCCCCGCAGGCCCCGCTCCCGCGGAATCCCGCAGGCCCCGCCCCCGTCCCGCCCCTACCGCGCGCGGGACTCCGCGCCGCtcccgcgccccgccccggcccgcgcGCGGGCCCCAC GGCGCCGGGCCCGCCCTGCGCGGGGCCCTGCGGGCCGAGCACCCCCGGGTGACTCCCGCGGCCGGCGCTCGCTCAGCTTCCCCTCTCTCGGCAGCGACTGCGCGGAGGAGAAGCGTCCCGCCAAGGAGGACGTGGATGCGGAGTACGCCATGCGAGCCCGCAAGAGGAAAGCTGATGTGGCCACG TTCTTACAGGATCCTGATGAAGAAATTGCCAAAATGGACAGTACTAGAAAAAAGCAGCCTGAAAAACCG GTGTCCTGGAACAACATTCATGAGAATGCCCACATGCTGATTCCTACTCCGGATAAAGATGATGATCCCGTTTGTGTCGATTACTCGCACTGTATCCGCCCGAGCATTGTTCCTGCCAGAGCTACCTCACTGCCAGCTCTAGG CTGGGCAAGCAGGGATGACGTATGGAAAAACATGATAAACAAAGAAGAGATTTACATGAGGGATAAATTCTACATGCAAAGGCACCCTCAGCTGCAGCCTAAAATGAGAACCATCCTTCTAGACTGGCTAATGGAG GTTTGTGAAGCCTACAAACTTCATAGAGAAACTTTTTATTTAGCACAAGATTTCTTTGATCGCTTTATGGCAACACAACAGGATGTTGTAAAAACACTATTGCAGCTTATTGGTGTCACTTCTCTGTTCATAGCAGCAAAGCTTGAG GAAATTTATCCACCAAAGTTGCACCAGTTTGCCTATGTTACAGATGGAGCCTGTACAGAGGATGAAATCATCACTATGGAATTGATCATTATGAAG GCTCTTAATTGGAACTTAAATCCACTGACAGTTGTATCGTGGCTAAACACTTACTTGCAAGTTGCATATTTAAATGAGCTTTATGAGGTAATGCTACCACAATATCCACAGCAGATATTTGTACAAATAGCAGAG CTATTGGATCTCTGTGGGCTGGATATTGGCTGCTTGGAATATACCTATGGAATActtgcagcttctgctttttatCACTTCTCTTCATCTGAGTTGATGGAGAAAGTTTCAG GTTACAAATTTTGTGAGATAGAGAAATGTGTGAAATGGATGGTCCCATTTGCCATGGCGCTAAGGGAAGTAGGAAGCTCCAAACTCAAACACTTTAGCGGGATAGCTCCTGAAGATTTGCACAATATACAGACACACATAAACAGCTTTGATTTACTG GACAGAGCTCAAGCAAAACAAGCCATATTGGCTGAGCAAAATAGGACTTCACCTTTCCCCACTGGTGTCCTTACACCACCACAAAGTCGTAAGAAACTGTCTCCTAGACTGCAATCAATATGA